The genomic DNA GCGCCGGTGACCACGCGGCCGTCGGCGGACTTCCCGGCGAGCACGAAGGTGGCGGGGTCGTCGAGTAGTTCGGGCTGGAAGAGGTCCGCGTTGCCATCCTCATCGTCCCAGGCGAGCGCCCAGGCGTGCAGCATGTCCGGGTCGCCCGCCACGTCCCAGGCGAGATCCGACGCGGGGGCGGGCGCACTCGCCGGGCGGTGGATCCATTGCGCCTCGAACAGCACCTGGAAGCCGGCCTCCGTCAGGTCGAGGTCGGCGAAGCTGTCCTTGACGGAGGCGCCGGGTGCGGCGGTGTCGATCCGGGACACCAACGCGGCTCGGTCGGCGCCCGGTACCAGCGTCACCGCGTCGGGGTAATACAGCGGCGTGCGAGACGGAGCGGCCCAGGCATGTGCCCCGAACTCGCCCGCCAAGCCGTGTGATCGGCTCATCGCCGCGCACCACTCGGCGTTGTTGCGGGCGGCGGCCCGGACCAGGAGCTGCTTAGGAGTCGTCACGAGTGCGGATCATGACGAATCTGGCCCGGCCCGTCGAACGATTTTCCGTTGCCCCCAAGAGGGACGCTCCGTCCGAAAGCCCGTCAGCCAACCGCTTGGGAATTACGGGCTCGTCGGCAAGGGCATCTGATCGGGAGCGATAGCGAGACGCCGTGCCGCATCGGCGGGCAGGCGGCTGTGGCCTCGCCAGTGCGGGGAGGCGAACAGGCGGGTGAGGACGACGGCTTCGGGATAGGTGGCCAGTTCGATCCGGGATGCGGACGGACGGTGAGGATCGCCGCACGGGTCCTCGCCCAGCAGGTTGAGTCGGCGGTTCCAACGCTGCTGCGGCGGTGTGCTGCCGACCTCATTGGTGAACCACTTGGTCAGGCGGTCGCGGGCATCGACGTAGGCCAGCGCGGTGGAGGGGTGGGTGCCCCGACGGACGATCCGCTGATGTCGGCGGTTGGCCCGAAGAACCTCGGGCAGTCGTGTGAGATTGTGCTGCTCGTCTCTTCTCGTCAGCCGCCGGCTTGCCTGAGCAGTTCGGCCGCGATGGTGAAGGGTGGTGCCGCCTTCGGGGACTTCCGGGCGTGGTTGACGATGGCCGCCTGGAGCGTGTGGTCGTCGGGCGACCGTGGGTAGGCGAGACGCACGGGCTTCTGCACCTCGGGGGACAGCTCTGTGAAGCGGCCACCGTCGGTGAAGACGCCCTTGTGGGTCAGGTAGGTCAGCAGGCCCATGCGGTCGGCGAGGCCGAGCGAGCTGTGCAGGGCGATGGCTTCCCAGACCCGGCTGATGTCGTCGTCGGGGATCCCGTGCTCGGCCAGCAGCTTCGCGGCGAGGTCCGCGCCTTCGACCTCGAAGCGGGCATTGCCCTCGGCGAGCGTCCCCAGCCCGAGGTCGTGCATGACCGTGGCCGCGAACAGAAGGCCCTCGTCGTACGCCGCATCGGTCAGCAGGCCTTCCTGCCGAGCGGTCAGCCGTGCGAAGTAGAAGCTGCGCAGGCTGTGTTCGGCGATCTGCCGGTCCACCGTCCCGTGCAGCACCGCGAGGGCCGCGTCGGCGACGTCACCGGTCGGTACAGCCAGAGGATCGTCCATGACCAGAACGTAAGCCACCGCCACCGCCCACAAAAGTGGCCCGAAAGACTGCCTCCGCTACGATTGGGCCATGATCGCCAATGGCGTGGCCATGTCCCTGCGTCATCACGTTCGTACTGAGCCTGCCCGGCGTGCTGCTCCTTGAGCTGGGCATCGCGGCGCAGATCTTCTCGATGGACCCGCACTACGAGCTGACGGGTGCGGCGTGGGAGCCGGTCCTGTCCGTGGCCCACTCGGGGCTCTACGTCACGGGTGCAGCCGGCCTTTGTGCGCTCGCGAAGGCAGACACTGTTGTCGGCTCCGGAGCGTTCGCCCTGGCGGCCGATGGGTCTTCTCGACGGAAGGGCCGCTACGACCCATTGGCAGGTGTCCGACCGGCTTCAAATGCAAGGGCGCGGTTGCTGGTGGCGCCGCCCCAACGCCCCGGCGGCCAGGCGCAATACACTGACCAGCTCCGCAGTCGGCCGAGCAGCCAGGAACTCGCCACCGTTCGGGACTGGATGCTCGACAACATGGCAGCGCCGATTACCGTCGACGATCTCGCCGCACATGCCTGCATGGCTCGGCGCACCCTGGTCCGCCGCTATCGCGAAGAGACCGGGACCTCCCCCATGGCATGGCTGGCCGACGCACGTATCGACCGTGCGCCTGACCGGAATCGGGAATCCAGCGTCTATGCGTGCGGCCTTCCACAGACGTGTCGGGACGTCACCTCAGGAGTACCGCGCTCTTTACCGGCAGAAGGCGCGAGCGGGCGAGACCGCCTATCCACTTCTCCGACAGCTTGCAGTTCGCGTGAATGTGCCAGGCGCGAGGCCGTGGTCGTCAGGATTCGGAAGGCGGGCAGCCGCAGGATTCGCGGTGCATGAACGTCGGGTTGATGGTGACCTTGCGCGGTGGCAGCGCGGGGGAGGCGATCCGGGACAGGGCCATGGAGACGGCCTGTTCACCGATGGACAGGGCGGGTTGGGCCATGGCGGTCAGCCGCGGGTGGAAGAGGTCGGCCCATTCGAAGTCGTCGAAGGACACGAGGGCCATGTCACCCGGAACCGCCAGACCCACGTCGCGTAGAGCACGCATGGCGCCGATCGTCATGCGGTTGTTGCCCACGACCAGGGCTGTGGGGGGCTCGGGGAGAGACAGGAGTTGTCCGATGGCGGCTGCTGCGCCTTCTTCGCTGGAGTCACCGTCCGCTTCGTAGGACGGGTCGGCGTCGATGCTGTTGCGGCGCAGGCCGAGCCGGTAGCCGTCGAGGCGTTCAAGAGTGGTGGTGAGGCCGTCACGTCCGGTGATCATGGCGATGCGGGTGTGTCCGACGGATGCCAGATGGTCCACGAGGATCGCGGTGGGTTCGGTGTTGTCGACGGCGACCTGGTCGATGGCCGCGGGAACGAAGCGGTCGATGGCGATGACGGGGACATCGACCTTGTCGGCGTACCGGATGGCCTGGGCCCCGTCGCCGGAGGCGGCCAGGATGATCGCGCTGACCCTGCGGCGCAGCAGCTCGCTGACCGCCTTGATCTCCGTGTCGGCGTCGTCGTGGGTGTCCGCCATCAGTACCGAGTACCCGGCGGCCGAGGCGTCCCGGTCGATGCCGTGGACGACGTTGCTGAAGTAGGGGTTGGACAGGGCGGACATGGCCAGGCCTATGGTCCCGTAGCCCGTACTGTCCAGGGCGCGGGCGACCGGATCGGGGACGTAGCCGGTCTCGGCGACGGCATCCAGCACCACGCGTACCGTCGCCGGGGCGACCGGCCGGGTCTTGTTGAGCACATGGGACACCGTCGATACGGATACGCCCGCCCGACGGGCCACATCGGACATGGTGGGTGTCTGTCGGGGTGCTCTGCCTGCCATGTCCGGATCTTATCCAAGCTCACTGAGCACGAGATCCGCCCGTGGGACGGTGCTGCGGATCAGTGAACTGGTGTCCTCGTCGACTCCCAGGGTCTTCGCGCGGGCGGCCTCAGCGGTGAAGCCGTAGCTGATGTAGCGGCGGGTGAGCCGCTCGCGCCGGGGCTCGGGGAGGGCGTCCAGGAACCAGCTCTCGTCCAGCAGGTCCTTGATCCGAAGCCAGGGATCCCGCGTGGCCAGCAGGAAGTTGCCGTCGACGACGACCAGCCGGTGGTGCGCCGCGACTTCGATCGCTCCTGCCACGGCGTCCTCGAGGTCGCGGTCGAATTCCGGCCACCACACGGTGTGTTCGGTTTCGGCACGCGTACGGCGCAGGAGGGCGACGAAGCCGTCGGCGTCGAAGGTGTCGATCGTGCCCTTCCTGGCTGACTGTCCCCGGGCCTCGATGATTTTGTGGGCGAGATGGAATCCGTCCATGGACACCGCCACCGCCAGCCCCGGCTGCTCCTTCTCCAGCCGGGCCAGGAGCTGTTCGGCGAACGTGGACTTCCCCGCGCCGGGCTCGCCGACGATGCCGAGGAGCGCCCGGCCGTCGCGGGCGAGGTGCAGGGCCCGCTCGGTGAGCGCGTCCGGGGAGGGACTGCCGTAGAGCGGGGTGCTGCTCGGGCCGGTTTCACCGTCGGTGCGGTTGCTGCCGGTGATCGTCATTCGGGGGACTCCGACGGGTGGTGGGAGGCGGGCTTCTCCTCGGGCATGTGCTGAGTCGTGCTCTCCAGGAGTGTGCCGTCGGCTTCCATGCGCAGTGCACCGGTCATCAGGCCCACCACTTCGGTCATCGTGCACGTCTCGGGCGAGACCACGGCGACGCGCCTGCCCAGACGGTGCACATGGATGCGGTCGGCGATCTCGAAGACCTGCGGCATGTCGTGGCTGATGAGGACGACGGGGACGCCCCGGTCGCGGATTCGGGCGATGAGGTCCAGGACCTGACGGGACTCCCGCACGCCGAGGGCCGCGGTCGGCTCGTCCATGATGATCAGCCGGGTGCCGAACATGGCCGCCCGAGCTACCGCCACCGCCTGCCGCTGGCCACCGGACAGGGTGCCGACGAGCTGGGTGATGTCCTGGATGGTGGCGATGCCGAGCCGGTCGAGCTGCTCGGCGGCCTGCGTGCGCATCTTCTTGTGGTCGAGCATGCGCAGTCCCGAGCCCAGGAAGCCCTCACGGCGCAGGGGCCGGCCGAGGAAGAGATTCGTGGCGATGTCCATCTGCGGGGCGACGGCGAGGGTCTGGTAGACGGTCTCGATGCCTGCCGCGCGTGCGTCGCGCGGCCCGTGGAAGTGGACCGGCCGGCCGTCCAGTTCGATGGTTCCCGCGTCCGGGACGAGGGCTCCGGTGAGGGCCTTGATCAGGCTCGACTTGCCCGCACCGTTGTCCCCGACGACGGCGAGGACCTCACCGGCGCGGATCTCGAAGTCGGACTCGCTGATGGCCACGACATTGCCGTAGCGCTTGACCAGTCCGCTCGCGCTCATCACCACGTCGGCGGTGTGCGGCGCGGGTGCCTGGGCGGATGCGGCGTCGGATCGGGGCTGGTTCATGCTGCCCTCCTGCGGACGACCCGGTCGACCGCGACGGCGACGATGACCAGGATGCCCGTGGCGACCTGCTGGTAGAGGCTGTCGATGCCGGCCTGGGTCAACCCGTTGGTGAGGACGGTGACGACCAGGGCGCCCAGTACGGTGCCGGGGATGCCGCCGCGCCCGCCGAAGAGACTGGTGCCGCCGATCACCACGGCGGTGATGCTGTCCAGGTTGCCGGTCTGGAAGGCGTTCGGGTCGGCGTTGGGGATGCGGCCGAGTGCCTGCCAGGCGGCGATGGCGTAGACGAACCCGGCCAGCACGTACACGCTCAGCAGGGTGCGCCGGGTGTTGATGCCGGTCAGCCTGGCGGCTTCCTCGTCGTCGCCGACGGCGTAGACGTTGCGGCCCCAGGAGGTCTGGGTGAGCAGGAACCACAGACCGACGATCAGGACGATCGCCACGCCCATGCCGTAGGTGACCTCGATCTGGCCGAACAGGTAGGAGCGCTTGCCCAGGAAGGTCAGCACACCCGAGGAGACGGCGAAGCTCTCGCCGTTGGCGAACAACTGGCCGGTCGCGGTCAGCACGCTGAGGACGCCGAGGGTGACGATGAAGGGAGGCAGTCGCAGCCGGGTCACCAACGTGCCGGACACGGCACCGACGGCCGTGCACAGCAGGACACCGACGAGGAGGGCGAGGCCCCCGGGCATGGAGTGCTGGCCGAGCTTGGCGATGACGAGGGTGCCCAGGACCATGATGGCCGCGTTGGCCAGGTCGATGCCGGCGGTGAGGATGATGAGGGTCTGGCCGAGGGCGAGCGTGCCGACGACCAGGAACTGCTCCACGATCAGCGACCCGTTGTCGAGGTTGAAGAACGTGTCGGTGGTCAGCGCGAACACGATCACGGCGATGACCAGCGCGGCCAGCGGGCCCGCCGCCGCGTTGCCGATAAGTCGCGCGAGCAGGGACTTGGCCGGGGGCCGGGCGGTGGGGGCCTCGGGCGTCGTGGGGGAGGTGTGCGTGGTGGTCACGGATCAGCCCCAGCAGTTCTTCAGACCCCAGGCGGTGTCCTTGGAGTCCAGTCCGGCCACGGGCTTGTCGGTGATCAGTTGGGACCCGGTGTCGACGAACCCCGAGGGCTTCTTGGCGGTCTTGGCGAAGTCCACTACGGCGTCGACGCCGTCCTGCGCCATCTTCTTCGGGAACTGCATGACCGTGGCCGCGAACTTGCCGCTCTTGACGTTGCCCACACCCGTGCACGAGCCGTCGATCGAACCGATGACGACACCTGTCTTGCCGCTCAGCGCCTGAGCGGCGCCGGCGGCGGCAGGCTCGTTGATCGTGTAGACGGCGTTGATCCCGTGATCGCGCTGGTACAGGTTCTCCATCGCGGTCTGGGCCTTGGTCTGGTCGCCGTTCGTGACGGCGGTTCCCTTGATCTCCGAGGAGCCGCTGGTGATGCCGAAGCCCGCCAGGAAACCCTTGTGCCGCAGGTCGTCCACGGTGGAGCCGGGCGTGCCGTCGAGCAGGACGACGGCGGGCTTCTTGCTCCCCAGCGCACCCTTGACGTACTTGCCCTGCTTGACGCCGGCGGCCTCGTTGTCCGTGGCGAACGTGGCGTCCACGGCACTGGCCGGATCGGTCGCGGTGTCCAGCGCGATGACGAGGATGCCCTTGTCGCGGGCGGCCTTGATGGCGCCGAGTACGCCGGTGGAGTTGCTCGGGGTGATGAGGATGCCCTTGACGCCCTGGGTGACCAGGTTGTTGATCGCGTCGACCTGGCCCTGGTTGTCGCCGTCGAACTTGCCCGCGAGGGCGATGAGCTTGGCGCCCTTCGCGTCCGCCTCGGCCTGCGCGGACTCACGCAGCTTGACGAAGTAGGGGTTGGAGTTGGTCTTGGTCACCAGCCCGATGGAGACCTTGCCGCCTGAAGAGGCGCTGGTGTCCGACCCACCGCTCTTGGTCGACGTACAGCCGGCGACCAGCAGGGCCGCTCCCGTCACGGCGATGACCGGCACTCTGGAGGGGAAACGCAGATGTCCCATGATCTGCTCCTTTCGGCCGTGCAGATCTCCCTCGACCTGCGGGCTGTCGCACAACCTAGCGGCCGGAAACGCGCCTGCATAGTCATTGCGCAAAGCTTTGCGGGGTGCATTTTGAGGCCTTTGTGAATCTTGTTGCGATTTTACGGTCGCAAGTAGGCGGCGGCAGGGGCTGTCAGCGCGGCCGTCGGTGTGGGCGCCGGGTCAAAGGGACGTCACGCGTGAGCCGGTCCGGTCGTGTGATCGGGGGAGCTGAAAACCACGGCAGCCCCGATCGCGAGGACTGCGCGCCCAGTGACGGAGCCGAACACGGCAGGGAGCCTGTCCGCCTGCCTTCCTGGTCAGCCGTGTTCTTGCGGCGTGGTGGACCGTGCGCCCTCCGGGTGGCCGTGGAGGGCGCCGGATAACGCCCCTTCTACGCCGGGCGTGAGAGCTCGGTGGCCGCCGTGGAGATCTGTTGCTGCAGGTGTTCGGGCAGCGGCGGCCCATTGACCGAGTCGACGAGTTCTTCGGCCAGTGTGTGGAGTTTGGTGTTCGTGTGCTGGGACGCGTCGACCAGAACGCTCCAGGCGTCGTCGGGGCTGAGGCCGAAGGAGGCCATCAGGACTCCGCGGGCCAGGTCGATGACCGGCCGGGTCAGCATGGCGCGCTTGAGCTGGGCGACCTCGATACGCAGCTCTTCGGTGTCGTCGTCCAGCCCGTTGTTCTCCGTCATGAGGCCGTGTGTCGTGGCGGAATGTTCGTGCCGGTGGTGGACGACTCCGTTGACGGGCGTACAGGCGTGGGTGAACAGGGACGACGTGTCGGTGAGGGCGAACAGTCTCTCGATCCCGGGGCTGGCGGACCGGACGGCGAGTGTCTTGCCGTTCGCCACGGCGATTCGGCGGACGCGCAGCAGGACGTTGAGACCGGAGCAGTCGCAGAAACCGACTCCGGCCAGGTCGAGGTCCACGCCTTCGGACGACCGGGCCAGTGCCAGGCCCAGGGCACGCTGCAGCGTCTGCTCCGTATCGATGTCGATCTCGCCGGAGACTGCTACGACCGTCCGCCCCCCAGCCGGACGCGTCACGATCTCCAGGAAAGCCGATGGGGCAACTGCCCCTGGAACGCGCGGTGTTACTCGGACAGATGGGCTGCTGCTCCTGGGCGGAGCGGAAGGTTCGTGGTCCGGCATGGCAGTCGCTCCCGAAGCGTTCGCCTGTCCTTTGCCGGTACAAGTCTCATCCGGAGCCTGAAACACGTCAAGAGATACATGAAATCTATTTCGCGTCTTTGAATGCGTGAACCCTGCGCCCTATGCTGGGGTGCATGGGTGAAGCATCCGAGACGCACACAGGATGGACGTTCCTCACCAGTCATGCCCGGGTGTTGGCCGCGATCGCCGAGGATCACCGCACTCGCATCCGTGACATCGCCGCGCGGTGCAGGCTCACTGAGAGGGCCGTCCAGAAGATCATTTCCGATCTGGAGCAGGACGGCTATCTCACCCACACACGGGAGGGGCGCACGAACACGTATCGCATCGAGCCGGGGACCATCCTTCGGCACCCGGCTGAGGCGGGGATGACGGTCGAAGCGCTGCTGTCCGCGCTCGCGCAGCACGACGCGCAGCGTGACGGACGGCAGCCGCGGTCGCCTGCGGCACTGCCGCGCGAGCGCGACTCCGAATCCGCCAGGTGACGACGGCGCCCTGACCGCTGGATCGCCTGGCCGCGCGCCCGCCGTGAACGGGGCGCGGCTCAGGGCGGTCGACCGTTAACTCTGGCGCCGGAGTTGTTCCGGAATGAGCGCGTGATGGCTGTCGCGGTGGCTGAAACGGCTGACGCCGCATGAGGTCGCATGAGGGAGGGGTCGGTCGGCAGAGCCGTGACGGTGCCTGCCGGTCGTGCGCCGACCACGCCGCTCGTCGGTTTCTGCTTCGGTCGGCCGTGGGGAGTGGCCGGCGGGCGAAGTTCGCGTCGCCGATGACCGCGCCTTCGTCGGTGCGGTGTACCGGGTATTCGTGGACGATCGCCTTGGCCGGCCCTGGGGAGGGGAAGAAGGCGGCCGCGACGTCGGGCCAGGTGACGGGGGTGACGGGGCCGTCGGCCTCGATGATGCCGACGGCCCAACCATTGCCCTCGTCGTGGTTGCTGCCGATGGGCACGGGGATGTGGTGGTAGTGGCCGACGGCGATCGCCGCCGCGGGGTCGGTGGGCAGCAACTGGGCGGTGTAGGCGGGCTGTTGGTCGGCGTCCTGGGCCGCGAGCAGGCGGGGGACGGTCACGCGCCGCAGGCAGGCAGGGACGTCGCGGGCGGAGCCGCGGCCGCCCTCTGCCGCGAGGTCCGCGCTCGCGGCGCGAGCGGTGGACAAGGCCTCCGCGTTCGCCCGGTTCCTCTACAAGGGCGGCAAGGCCACGTTCGCCGACAAGGCACGCGGGCGGGCAGATCCTCACGGCTTCCGGTCTGGACTGGACGCCGGCCCACCCGGTGCTGCTGACCGATCCCAACTACCTTCACCTGCCACTCGTCGCCGACTGCGTCCCAGCGGCGCAACTGGCCGGGAGCACGTCACGTTCGGTGACGTTCCAAGCCCACACCGGGAACGTCGGTGACTACGTCCTGTTCAGTCAGACCGTCACCTGCCCCACGGGGACGTACGCGTTCGGCGGCGGCTACTTCGTGGATAGTTCGGGCTCTCCGACACCCGCGGGCTACAACATGCAGGCCGACGCACCGACGGCGGACCAGACCGGCTGGTCGTTCGCCACCTTCGCGAGAAGCGGTGCCGACACCATGGTCGTCACGACGCAGTGCGCGCCCCAGCCGGCCCCCACGCTGGTGTCCACGCCGTACCCCGTCAACGGCTCGGCCGGCGGCTACGGCAACTGCCCCGCCGGTCATGTGCCGTTGTCTGGCGGCGCCTCCCTGGATCCGCCGGTACTGAACAGCACGCTCGTCTACACGGAGGTCGTCCGGAACACGGCTCCGTACCTCTCGGGGTGGTACGCCTCGGCATCCACCAACTATCCGGGTGTCGTCCTGCGGGTAGTCTCGCAGTGCCTGTGAACGGCACATCCCCGCCCCCCGGCCGGGACGACCGGCCGTGCGGGCACCACCGACCAGGTCATTCGGCAAGGAATCATGACCTACGCGAAGACGCGCCACTGCACGATGGGCAACGCCGCGCAGGCCCGGCTCACTGGCTGACCGGGCTTCAGGTGACACTGGCCCTGGCCAAGGCGTCGGACAGCGGGTTCTGGCGCATAGGGAGATCGGTCGCGGAGAGTTACGGCGATGTCTGATGGCGAGGTTGCGTCCACGGGAATGGTGTACGGGTTCGCCCTGATCCGGGTTGCTCCCCGAACTCATTCGCGCGGTACGCGAGTGGTAGTCAGTGCTCAGGCTCACCTCGTCTGAGCTGTGTAAGAAGCGGTTGTCGTTCCGATCTTGAGCGGTGTCGGTCGAACAGGAGTCTGGATCGGGCGACTTCGGTGGGTGCCGGGCAGAGCGTCGGCGACAGTGCCGCCGCTGAGTCCGAGGCCCGGCACCCCGTCGGTCACGCCCGCACCCAGGAGGGTTGCCCCGGCGACGTCGGGTAACAGGCCGTACTCGCCGCCGCCTTGGAAGCGAGCGGACGACAACTAAAGTTTACATTACCTC from Streptomyces sp. NBC_01478 includes the following:
- a CDS encoding HD domain-containing protein, yielding MDDPLAVPTGDVADAALAVLHGTVDRQIAEHSLRSFYFARLTARQEGLLTDAAYDEGLLFAATVMHDLGLGTLAEGNARFEVEGADLAAKLLAEHGIPDDDISRVWEAIALHSSLGLADRMGLLTYLTHKGVFTDGGRFTELSPEVQKPVRLAYPRSPDDHTLQAAIVNHARKSPKAAPPFTIAAELLRQAGG
- a CDS encoding AraC family transcriptional regulator; the encoded protein is MLLLELGIAAQIFSMDPHYELTGAAWEPVLSVAHSGLYVTGAAGLCALAKADTVVGSGAFALAADGSSRRKGRYDPLAGVRPASNARARLLVAPPQRPGGQAQYTDQLRSRPSSQELATVRDWMLDNMAAPITVDDLAAHACMARRTLVRRYREETGTSPMAWLADARIDRAPDRNRESSVYACGLPQTCRDVTSGVPRSLPAEGASGRDRLSTSPTACSSRECARREAVVVRIRKAGSRRIRGA
- a CDS encoding LacI family DNA-binding transcriptional regulator; the protein is MAGRAPRQTPTMSDVARRAGVSVSTVSHVLNKTRPVAPATVRVVLDAVAETGYVPDPVARALDSTGYGTIGLAMSALSNPYFSNVVHGIDRDASAAGYSVLMADTHDDADTEIKAVSELLRRRVSAIILAASGDGAQAIRYADKVDVPVIAIDRFVPAAIDQVAVDNTEPTAILVDHLASVGHTRIAMITGRDGLTTTLERLDGYRLGLRRNSIDADPSYEADGDSSEEGAAAAIGQLLSLPEPPTALVVGNNRMTIGAMRALRDVGLAVPGDMALVSFDDFEWADLFHPRLTAMAQPALSIGEQAVSMALSRIASPALPPRKVTINPTFMHRESCGCPPSES
- a CDS encoding nucleoside/nucleotide kinase family protein, whose translation is MTITGSNRTDGETGPSSTPLYGSPSPDALTERALHLARDGRALLGIVGEPGAGKSTFAEQLLARLEKEQPGLAVAVSMDGFHLAHKIIEARGQSARKGTIDTFDADGFVALLRRTRAETEHTVWWPEFDRDLEDAVAGAIEVAAHHRLVVVDGNFLLATRDPWLRIKDLLDESWFLDALPEPRRERLTRRYISYGFTAEAARAKTLGVDEDTSSLIRSTVPRADLVLSELG
- a CDS encoding ATP-binding cassette domain-containing protein — its product is MNQPRSDAASAQAPAPHTADVVMSASGLVKRYGNVVAISESDFEIRAGEVLAVVGDNGAGKSSLIKALTGALVPDAGTIELDGRPVHFHGPRDARAAGIETVYQTLAVAPQMDIATNLFLGRPLRREGFLGSGLRMLDHKKMRTQAAEQLDRLGIATIQDITQLVGTLSGGQRQAVAVARAAMFGTRLIIMDEPTAALGVRESRQVLDLIARIRDRGVPVVLISHDMPQVFEIADRIHVHRLGRRVAVVSPETCTMTEVVGLMTGALRMEADGTLLESTTQHMPEEKPASHHPSESPE
- a CDS encoding ABC transporter permease, encoding MTTTHTSPTTPEAPTARPPAKSLLARLIGNAAAGPLAALVIAVIVFALTTDTFFNLDNGSLIVEQFLVVGTLALGQTLIILTAGIDLANAAIMVLGTLVIAKLGQHSMPGGLALLVGVLLCTAVGAVSGTLVTRLRLPPFIVTLGVLSVLTATGQLFANGESFAVSSGVLTFLGKRSYLFGQIEVTYGMGVAIVLIVGLWFLLTQTSWGRNVYAVGDDEEAARLTGINTRRTLLSVYVLAGFVYAIAAWQALGRIPNADPNAFQTGNLDSITAVVIGGTSLFGGRGGIPGTVLGALVVTVLTNGLTQAGIDSLYQQVATGILVIVAVAVDRVVRRRAA
- a CDS encoding substrate-binding domain-containing protein, producing the protein MGHLRFPSRVPVIAVTGAALLVAGCTSTKSGGSDTSASSGGKVSIGLVTKTNSNPYFVKLRESAQAEADAKGAKLIALAGKFDGDNQGQVDAINNLVTQGVKGILITPSNSTGVLGAIKAARDKGILVIALDTATDPASAVDATFATDNEAAGVKQGKYVKGALGSKKPAVVLLDGTPGSTVDDLRHKGFLAGFGITSGSSEIKGTAVTNGDQTKAQTAMENLYQRDHGINAVYTINEPAAAGAAQALSGKTGVVIGSIDGSCTGVGNVKSGKFAATVMQFPKKMAQDGVDAVVDFAKTAKKPSGFVDTGSQLITDKPVAGLDSKDTAWGLKNCWG
- a CDS encoding ANTAR domain-containing protein; translated protein: MTRPAGGRTVVAVSGEIDIDTEQTLQRALGLALARSSEGVDLDLAGVGFCDCSGLNVLLRVRRIAVANGKTLAVRSASPGIERLFALTDTSSLFTHACTPVNGVVHHRHEHSATTHGLMTENNGLDDDTEELRIEVAQLKRAMLTRPVIDLARGVLMASFGLSPDDAWSVLVDASQHTNTKLHTLAEELVDSVNGPPLPEHLQQQISTAATELSRPA
- a CDS encoding helix-turn-helix transcriptional regulator; translated protein: MGEASETHTGWTFLTSHARVLAAIAEDHRTRIRDIAARCRLTERAVQKIISDLEQDGYLTHTREGRTNTYRIEPGTILRHPAEAGMTVEALLSALAQHDAQRDGRQPRSPAALPRERDSESAR